The following proteins are encoded in a genomic region of Hymenobacter siberiensis:
- a CDS encoding ABC transporter permease/substrate-binding protein: METLTALFTFWHEQAGKLGEQTVQHIGLTAGSLLLGVLVGVPLGLFLSRRPRWAPAVLGVAGVLQTVPSIALLGFLIPVLGIGPKPAIFALFLYSLLPIIRNTLAGIRGVPPAVVEAARGLGLTDGQVLRRVELPLALPVLMAGIRTATVINVGVATLAAYVAAGGLGEFIFGGIALNNPVMILAGALPAAGLALAFDALLGGVQKLSTRRLGQVGAALLVALPLLGGLYLLPRATGKLLAGFSPEFVGRADGLPGLTKSYGLTHLPSVVLAPALVYEAARNANVDVIDGYSTDGRIRAYGLRVLRDDRRVFPPYYAVPVVRPALLREHPELGAILAMLDNQISDSVMTDLNYRADYLHQAPKAIAEAFLRRRGLWRDARPAVSGAAVVKLGSKIFAEQYILAELYAALIRGNTDLAVETKTGLGGTTICFEALRSGAIDMYPEYTGTGLLVLLQPRPAVVDSLGGRPAAVLNYVRAEFRRRFGLEWLAPLGFNNTYALLMRGQQAQKLGIMSVSDLSGYLRQ; the protein is encoded by the coding sequence ATGGAAACGCTAACGGCCCTCTTCACTTTCTGGCACGAGCAGGCCGGCAAGCTCGGCGAGCAAACGGTGCAGCACATCGGCCTCACGGCGGGCTCGCTGCTGCTGGGGGTACTGGTGGGCGTGCCGCTGGGGCTGTTTTTGTCGCGCCGGCCGCGCTGGGCCCCGGCGGTGCTGGGCGTGGCTGGCGTGCTCCAAACGGTGCCCAGCATCGCCCTGCTCGGTTTCCTGATTCCGGTGCTGGGCATTGGGCCGAAACCGGCCATTTTTGCGCTGTTCCTGTATTCGCTACTGCCCATTATCCGCAACACACTGGCGGGCATTCGGGGGGTGCCGCCGGCCGTGGTGGAAGCCGCCCGGGGCCTCGGCCTGACCGATGGGCAGGTGCTGCGCCGGGTAGAATTGCCGTTGGCGCTGCCGGTGCTCATGGCCGGCATTCGCACGGCCACCGTCATCAACGTGGGTGTGGCCACGCTGGCGGCCTACGTGGCGGCCGGCGGGCTGGGCGAGTTCATTTTCGGCGGCATCGCCCTCAACAACCCGGTGATGATACTGGCCGGTGCCCTGCCCGCCGCCGGCCTGGCCCTGGCGTTTGATGCGCTGCTGGGCGGCGTGCAAAAGCTGAGCACGCGCCGCCTGGGGCAGGTGGGCGCGGCGCTGCTGGTGGCACTGCCACTGCTGGGCGGGCTATACCTGTTGCCCCGCGCCACGGGCAAGCTGCTGGCCGGCTTCAGCCCCGAGTTTGTGGGGCGGGCCGATGGGCTGCCGGGCCTCACCAAAAGCTACGGCCTCACACACCTGCCCAGCGTGGTGCTGGCCCCCGCGCTGGTGTATGAGGCCGCCCGCAATGCCAACGTGGACGTGATTGACGGCTACAGCACCGACGGCCGCATCCGGGCCTACGGCCTGCGCGTGCTGCGCGACGACCGCCGCGTGTTCCCGCCCTACTACGCCGTGCCCGTGGTGCGCCCCGCCCTGCTGCGCGAGCATCCCGAGCTGGGAGCAATTCTGGCGATGCTGGACAACCAGATTTCGGACTCGGTAATGACCGATTTGAACTACCGGGCCGACTACCTGCATCAGGCCCCAAAAGCCATTGCCGAAGCCTTTCTACGGCGGCGCGGGCTGTGGCGGGATGCCCGCCCGGCCGTGTCGGGTGCGGCGGTGGTGAAGCTGGGCTCGAAGATTTTCGCCGAGCAGTACATTCTGGCCGAGCTATACGCGGCCCTCATCCGGGGCAATACCGACCTGGCGGTGGAAACCAAAACCGGCCTCGGCGGCACCACCATCTGCTTCGAGGCGCTGCGCAGCGGGGCCATCGATATGTACCCCGAGTACACCGGCACCGGCCTGCTGGTGCTGCTGCAGCCCCGGCCCGCCGTGGTCGACTCGCTGGGCGGGCGGCCGGCAGCGGTGCTGAACTACGTACGCGCAGAGTTCCGCCGCCGCTTTGGCCTGGAGTGGCTGGCCCCGCTGGGCTTCAACAATACGTATGCCCTGCTCATGCGTGGGCAGCAGGCGCAGAAGCTTGGCATCATGAGTGTGTCGGATTTGAGCGGGTATCTGCGGCAGTAG
- a CDS encoding ABC transporter ATP-binding protein, whose protein sequence is MPQTPPPVIQVSHLRKAFGAHAVVQDVSFAVAAGETLVLLGPSGCGKTTLLKMLNRLIEPDGGRIEINGQDVLSQRPEVLRRGIGYVIQQVGLLPHYTVAENVAVVPRLLGHAPAAIAARTEALLTRLHLPAARYAEQYPHQLSGGQQQRVGLARALAADPPIILLDEPFGALDPVTRASIRHEFRELEELRSKTMVLVTHDVTEAFELADRIMLLDAGQIQQLGTPRELLFRPANDFVRRFFAAERLTLQLRTLTLGDVFEGNEAEGPKDAFRAGTTVHEALEALTGSAAAAAPFTVAQLMAGFGEALQREEDAWKR, encoded by the coding sequence ATGCCCCAAACCCCGCCGCCCGTCATCCAAGTATCGCATTTGCGCAAGGCGTTTGGGGCGCACGCGGTGGTGCAGGACGTGTCGTTTGCGGTAGCAGCCGGCGAAACGCTGGTGCTGCTGGGCCCCAGCGGCTGCGGCAAAACCACGCTGCTCAAAATGCTCAACCGCCTGATTGAGCCCGATGGCGGCCGCATCGAAATCAACGGCCAGGATGTGCTCAGCCAGCGGCCCGAAGTGCTGCGGCGCGGCATTGGCTACGTTATTCAGCAGGTGGGGCTGCTGCCGCACTACACCGTGGCCGAGAACGTGGCCGTGGTGCCCCGCCTGCTGGGCCACGCCCCGGCGGCCATCGCGGCGCGCACCGAGGCGCTGCTCACGCGGCTGCATTTGCCGGCCGCGCGCTACGCCGAGCAGTATCCGCACCAGCTCTCGGGCGGGCAGCAGCAGCGCGTGGGGCTGGCCCGCGCCCTGGCCGCCGACCCGCCCATCATCCTGCTCGATGAGCCCTTTGGGGCCCTCGACCCCGTAACCCGGGCCAGCATCCGGCACGAGTTTCGGGAGCTGGAGGAACTGCGCAGCAAAACGATGGTGCTCGTGACCCACGACGTGACCGAAGCCTTCGAGCTCGCCGACCGCATTATGCTGCTCGATGCCGGCCAGATTCAGCAACTGGGCACGCCGCGCGAGCTGCTGTTTCGACCCGCCAACGACTTTGTACGCCGGTTTTTTGCGGCCGAACGGCTGACTTTGCAGCTACGCACGCTCACGTTGGGCGATGTTTTTGAGGGCAATGAAGCCGAAGGACCAAAAGACGCTTTCCGCGCTGGAACCACCGTACACGAGGCACTGGAAGCCCTGACCGGCTCAGCAGCAGCGGCAGCGCCCTTCACGGTGGCCCAGCTGATGGCGGGTTTTGGCGAAGCTTTACAACGGGAGGAGGACGCATGGAAACGCTAA
- a CDS encoding alpha/beta fold hydrolase — MRHSFRSLLLLVALLGAAPAALRAQDAPATPPRPDRTPPHVFTIPNFRTESGTTLPLARVVYGTYGHLNAAHDNAILLPSHYMADRHGYEWLMGPGKALDTTKVFLVTSELFGNGHSSSPSNTPEPFHGPRFPVMTIRDNVAAVHQLLVNDLKINHLRAIIGFSMGAQQAFQWAVSYPTFADRLVATSGTAKTYPHGIVRLEGQIAALTADAAFQNGDYTAPPTKGIEAFSVVWTAWLYSQEWWRLELWKADNKPGTTFEQVLHEYRTHFIPGADANDLILQMRTWESNNVGATTGFGGNVEKALRSIKAPILYMPSATDLYFPLTDARYEAAFIPGVVLKPIPSLWGHTAGAAPNPADAKFLNDNIKQFLAQLRR; from the coding sequence ATGCGCCATTCGTTCCGGTCTTTGCTATTGCTTGTCGCCCTGCTGGGGGCGGCCCCCGCCGCGCTCCGCGCCCAGGACGCGCCCGCCACCCCGCCGCGCCCCGACCGCACGCCGCCCCACGTCTTCACCATTCCCAATTTCCGGACTGAAAGCGGGACCACCCTGCCCCTGGCCCGTGTGGTGTACGGCACCTACGGCCACCTCAACGCCGCCCACGACAACGCCATCCTGCTGCCCTCGCACTACATGGCCGACCGCCACGGCTACGAGTGGCTCATGGGGCCGGGCAAGGCCCTCGATACCACCAAAGTATTCCTGGTCACCAGCGAGCTGTTTGGCAACGGCCATTCCTCGTCGCCCAGCAACACGCCGGAGCCCTTCCACGGCCCGCGCTTCCCCGTCATGACCATCCGCGACAACGTGGCCGCTGTGCATCAGCTGCTGGTCAATGATTTGAAAATAAACCACCTGCGGGCCATTATCGGCTTTTCGATGGGGGCGCAGCAGGCCTTTCAATGGGCCGTGAGCTACCCCACCTTTGCCGACCGCCTCGTGGCCACCTCGGGCACGGCCAAAACCTACCCCCACGGCATCGTGCGCCTCGAAGGCCAGATTGCGGCCCTCACCGCCGATGCCGCCTTCCAGAACGGCGACTACACCGCGCCGCCCACCAAGGGCATTGAAGCCTTTTCCGTCGTCTGGACGGCCTGGCTCTACTCGCAGGAGTGGTGGCGGCTGGAGCTCTGGAAAGCCGATAATAAGCCCGGCACCACCTTCGAGCAGGTGCTGCACGAGTACCGCACGCACTTCATCCCCGGAGCCGATGCCAACGACCTGATTTTGCAGATGAGAACCTGGGAATCGAATAACGTGGGCGCCACTACCGGCTTCGGAGGCAACGTCGAAAAGGCCCTCCGCAGCATTAAAGCGCCCATTCTCTACATGCCTTCGGCCACGGACCTGTACTTCCCGCTCACCGATGCCCGCTACGAAGCCGCCTTCATCCCGGGCGTGGTGCTCAAGCCCATTCCGTCGTTGTGGGGCCACACCGCCGGGGCCGCTCCCAACCCCGCCGATGCCAAGTTTCTGAACGACAACATCAAGCAGTTTCTGGCGCAGCTCCGGCGCTAG
- a CDS encoding ASCH/PUA domain-containing protein, producing the protein MTTYPNLISEAFAPQFHASDPTHVHTHELPLWPDCFAAVRAGYKPFDVRRNHEDFQVGDVLLLREFDPEANNHTGRTITRWVSYVLQGGNFGVEADWCVLGFSNQPPIPAGMTDIRLW; encoded by the coding sequence ATGACTACGTACCCAAACCTGATTTCCGAGGCTTTCGCCCCCCAGTTTCACGCCTCCGACCCAACCCACGTGCACACCCACGAGCTGCCGCTGTGGCCCGACTGCTTCGCGGCGGTGCGAGCGGGCTACAAGCCCTTCGATGTGCGCCGCAACCACGAGGATTTTCAGGTGGGCGATGTGCTGCTGCTGCGCGAGTTCGACCCCGAAGCCAACAACCATACCGGCCGCACCATTACCCGCTGGGTGAGCTACGTGCTGCAAGGCGGCAACTTCGGCGTAGAGGCCGACTGGTGCGTGCTGGGTTTCAGCAACCAGCCGCCCATTCCGGCGGGCATGACGGATATTCGGCTCTGGTAG
- a CDS encoding DUF1028 domain-containing protein has product MRFQYLLSSLLLLLLVGRPAAAQMYSRTDPFAHTFSIVARDPATGEMAVAVQSHWFSVGTSVSWAEAGVGAVATQSFTNKSFGLRGLALLKSGKTAQQALDELLSNDDGRDVRQVAILDNQGRVATHTGKKCVDMAGHQQGNQFSVQANMMLSDKVWPAMAAAYEANAKLPLAERVLAALDAAQAAGGDVRGRQSAALLVVRGTATEGPWADRLIDLRVDDSAAPLPELHRLLSLDRAYDHMNAGDLAVEKNDMPKAIQEYQAAEKMFPQNLEMKYWHAITLANKQQVPAALALLRPIFKQEPNWRTLTQRLPKVGLLTVTDAELKQILAL; this is encoded by the coding sequence ATGCGCTTTCAGTACCTGCTATCCTCATTGCTGCTTCTGTTGCTGGTCGGCCGGCCCGCCGCCGCCCAGATGTATTCCCGCACCGACCCGTTTGCCCACACCTTCAGTATTGTAGCCCGCGACCCGGCCACCGGCGAAATGGCGGTGGCTGTGCAAAGCCATTGGTTTTCGGTGGGCACCTCGGTGAGCTGGGCCGAGGCCGGCGTGGGCGCGGTGGCCACGCAGTCATTCACCAACAAGTCCTTTGGCCTGCGCGGCCTGGCCCTCCTAAAAAGCGGCAAAACGGCCCAGCAGGCGCTCGATGAGCTATTGAGCAACGACGACGGCCGCGACGTGCGTCAGGTGGCCATTCTCGACAACCAGGGCCGCGTGGCCACCCACACCGGCAAAAAATGCGTTGATATGGCCGGCCACCAGCAGGGCAACCAGTTCTCGGTGCAGGCCAACATGATGCTTTCGGATAAGGTGTGGCCCGCCATGGCCGCCGCCTACGAAGCCAATGCCAAGCTGCCCCTGGCCGAGCGTGTGCTGGCCGCCCTCGATGCCGCCCAGGCCGCCGGCGGCGACGTGCGCGGCCGGCAGTCGGCCGCGCTGCTGGTGGTGCGCGGCACCGCCACCGAAGGCCCCTGGGCCGACCGCCTCATCGACCTGCGCGTGGACGACAGCGCTGCCCCGCTGCCCGAGCTGCACCGCCTGCTCAGTCTGGACCGCGCCTACGACCACATGAACGCCGGCGACCTGGCCGTGGAAAAAAATGACATGCCGAAAGCCATTCAGGAGTATCAGGCCGCCGAAAAAATGTTTCCCCAGAACCTGGAAATGAAGTACTGGCACGCCATTACGCTGGCCAATAAGCAGCAGGTGCCCGCCGCGCTGGCCTTGCTCCGCCCCATTTTCAAGCAGGAGCCCAACTGGCGCACCCTCACCCAGCGCCTGCCCAAAGTAGGCCTGCTCACGGTAACCGATGCCGAGCTGAAGCAGATTCTGGCGCTGTAG
- a CDS encoding M28 family peptidase has protein sequence MQTSLCLLAALLLSTSAKAQAPLIVPKPVAAALEQVQPAAIKAHIAYLADDRLLGRKAGTPGYQMAVDYVTQQLKTLGVQPAGEGGTFIQKVRLRRAFLQPGAAFTARDAQGAAMPLTAGPDYVVYPSPELPATSVKDAPLAFAGFGINAPELGYDDYAGLDVKGKVVMIVRGAPRTFASTVASASQDLAGLLKAAINHGAVGLILASAHAGALPDLKNGTYSVLGADGKVAVSRTFAPGSRQQFYGAVSAATLQRLLQASGLDTTQAFAAMRNGKPASAGLKTTISASAQATYQDIESYNVVGKFVGSDAKLRDEYVVHSAHLDHLGVAAPVRGDSIYNGAHDNASGVACVLEIAKVYSRLKDRPKRSMLFVFMTGEELGLLGSSAFATNPTVPKAKIVADINMDMPTIIAPLLSVVALGGQHSTLLEPVQRACAYLNIDLEKDPEPEQNRFIRSDQYSFVTAGIPALHLKYGNKTADGRNNLSEDVQKWRAATYHKPQDDINGRFDFEAGRKYVQLCFLVGYQVAQAPARPQWNKGDFFGQRYGQR, from the coding sequence ATGCAAACATCTCTCTGTCTCCTCGCTGCCCTGCTCCTCAGCACCTCCGCCAAGGCGCAAGCCCCGCTCATCGTGCCCAAGCCCGTAGCTGCCGCCTTAGAGCAAGTGCAGCCCGCCGCCATCAAAGCCCACATCGCCTACCTGGCCGACGACCGCCTGCTGGGCCGCAAGGCCGGCACCCCCGGCTACCAGATGGCCGTCGATTACGTGACGCAGCAGCTGAAAACGCTGGGCGTGCAACCGGCCGGCGAGGGTGGCACCTTCATCCAGAAAGTGCGGCTGCGGCGCGCCTTCCTCCAGCCCGGCGCTGCTTTCACGGCCCGCGATGCGCAGGGGGCTGCAATGCCGCTCACGGCCGGGCCGGATTACGTGGTGTACCCCAGCCCCGAGCTGCCCGCCACCAGCGTGAAGGACGCCCCGCTGGCCTTCGCCGGCTTCGGCATCAACGCGCCCGAGCTGGGCTACGACGACTACGCCGGCCTCGATGTGAAGGGCAAGGTGGTGATGATTGTGCGCGGGGCACCCCGCACATTTGCGTCCACCGTAGCCTCGGCCAGCCAGGATTTGGCGGGGCTGCTGAAGGCGGCCATCAACCACGGGGCCGTGGGGCTGATACTGGCCTCTGCCCACGCCGGCGCGCTGCCTGACCTCAAAAACGGCACGTACAGCGTGCTCGGGGCCGATGGCAAGGTGGCTGTGTCGCGCACCTTTGCGCCGGGCAGCCGGCAGCAGTTCTACGGGGCTGTGAGCGCGGCCACGCTCCAGCGCCTGCTGCAGGCCTCGGGCCTCGATACCACGCAGGCTTTCGCGGCCATGCGGAACGGTAAACCAGCCTCAGCGGGCCTGAAAACAACGATTAGCGCCAGCGCGCAGGCTACTTATCAGGATATTGAGAGCTACAATGTGGTGGGCAAATTCGTGGGCTCCGATGCCAAGCTGCGCGACGAGTACGTGGTGCATTCGGCCCACCTCGACCACCTCGGCGTGGCTGCCCCGGTGCGGGGTGACTCGATTTACAACGGCGCGCACGATAATGCCTCGGGCGTGGCCTGCGTGCTCGAAATCGCCAAAGTCTATTCCCGCCTCAAAGACCGGCCGAAGCGCAGCATGCTCTTCGTGTTCATGACCGGCGAGGAGCTGGGCCTGCTGGGCTCGTCGGCTTTCGCCACTAATCCCACCGTGCCCAAGGCTAAAATCGTGGCCGATATTAACATGGACATGCCCACTATTATTGCCCCGCTGCTCTCCGTGGTGGCGCTGGGCGGCCAGCATTCTACGCTACTTGAACCCGTGCAGCGCGCCTGCGCTTACTTGAATATTGACCTGGAAAAGGACCCCGAGCCCGAGCAGAATCGCTTCATCCGCAGCGACCAGTACAGCTTCGTGACGGCCGGCATTCCGGCCCTGCACCTCAAATACGGCAATAAAACCGCCGATGGCCGCAACAACCTCAGCGAAGATGTGCAGAAGTGGCGCGCCGCGACCTACCACAAGCCGCAAGACGACATCAACGGCCGCTTCGACTTCGAGGCCGGCCGCAAATACGTGCAGCTCTGCTTCCTGGTGGGCTACCAGGTGGCGCAGGCCCCGGCCCGGCCCCAGTGGAACAAGGGCGACTTTTTCGGCCAGCGCTACGGCCAGCGGTAG
- a CDS encoding BrxA/BrxB family bacilliredoxin, translated as MAVYPEYMVAPIRQDLTEVGFEQLMTAEEVDSALASNEGTVLVAVNSVCGCAAAKARPALKMALASADKKPGKLVTVFAGMETEAVAKMREHLLPYPPSSPCIALFKDGELVHMIERYHIEGSDAMRIVNNLQGAFEEYC; from the coding sequence ATGGCAGTTTATCCCGAATACATGGTGGCGCCCATCCGCCAGGACCTCACCGAAGTTGGTTTCGAGCAGCTGATGACGGCCGAGGAGGTTGACTCCGCCCTCGCTTCGAACGAAGGCACCGTGCTGGTGGCCGTGAACTCGGTGTGTGGCTGCGCCGCCGCCAAAGCCCGCCCCGCCCTGAAAATGGCCCTCGCCAGCGCCGACAAAAAGCCCGGCAAGCTGGTCACCGTTTTTGCCGGCATGGAAACCGAAGCCGTAGCCAAAATGCGCGAGCACCTGCTGCCCTATCCGCCCTCCTCGCCCTGCATCGCCCTGTTCAAAGACGGCGAGCTGGTGCACATGATTGAGCGCTACCACATCGAAGGCTCCGACGCCATGCGCATCGTGAACAACCTGCAAGGTGCGTTCGAAGAGTACTGCTAA
- a CDS encoding IS3 family transposase: protein MSTTQQRALVQSPDPAGGSVTARCQALGLARSSFYYQPCGESAYNLHLMRLLDEEFTTHNFKGVLGLRDHLRLAGHAVNEKRVRRLVRLMGHEPIYPNPRLSIPDQGVTPYPYLLRDRPATAPNEVWSTDITYVPMAKGFLYLAAVLDWHSRYVLSWQLSNSLDVGFCLQALADALRVAPAPYIFNSDQGSQFTSLAYEQALLAAGCRISRDGRGRATDNAFIERLWRTVKWEHIYLNPADDGRHLHQQLHAYFAYYNHRRPHQSLGGQTPAHVYQTNQTFNHNHIT from the coding sequence ATGAGCACGACCCAGCAACGCGCTCTGGTGCAGTCCCCAGACCCAGCTGGCGGCTCGGTGACTGCCCGCTGCCAGGCCCTGGGCCTGGCGCGCAGCAGCTTTTATTACCAGCCCTGCGGGGAAAGCGCCTATAATCTCCACCTCATGCGCCTGCTCGATGAGGAGTTCACCACGCACAACTTCAAGGGTGTACTCGGCCTGCGCGACCACCTGCGCCTGGCCGGGCACGCCGTCAACGAGAAGCGCGTGCGCCGCCTCGTGCGCCTGATGGGCCACGAGCCGATTTACCCCAATCCGCGCTTATCCATTCCTGATCAAGGTGTTACGCCATATCCCTACCTGCTGCGCGACCGCCCGGCCACCGCTCCGAATGAAGTCTGGAGCACGGATATCACCTATGTGCCCATGGCCAAGGGCTTTCTTTACCTGGCCGCCGTTTTGGACTGGCACTCGCGCTACGTGCTCAGTTGGCAACTCTCCAACTCGCTCGACGTCGGCTTTTGCCTGCAAGCCCTGGCCGATGCCCTGCGCGTAGCCCCCGCCCCGTACATCTTCAACTCCGACCAGGGCAGCCAATTCACCAGCCTGGCCTACGAGCAAGCCCTGCTGGCCGCCGGCTGCCGCATCAGCCGCGATGGTCGGGGCCGCGCCACCGACAATGCCTTCATCGAACGCCTCTGGCGCACCGTCAAATGGGAGCATATCTACCTCAACCCCGCCGACGACGGCCGGCACCTACACCAGCAATTACACGCGTACTTTGCTTACTACAATCACCGCCGGCCCCACCAAAGTCTCGGGGGCCAAACGCCCGCCCACGTCTACCAAACCAATCAAACATTCAATCATAACCATATTACTTAA
- a CDS encoding transposase produces the protein MTPKRTRRRYTAEFKAEVALAALTERQPLAELAAHYQLATAQITRWKLQLREQAVQVFAEAPASVAPAPDVEPLYAAIGRLQMENVLLKKTLPR, from the coding sequence ATGACCCCAAAACGCACCCGCCGTCGCTATACGGCCGAGTTCAAAGCCGAGGTGGCGCTGGCCGCGCTCACCGAGCGCCAACCGCTGGCTGAGTTGGCCGCCCACTATCAGTTGGCCACGGCCCAAATCACGCGCTGGAAGCTGCAGCTGCGCGAACAAGCCGTTCAGGTCTTTGCCGAAGCCCCTGCTTCCGTTGCGCCAGCCCCCGATGTGGAGCCGCTCTACGCGGCCATCGGGCGGTTGCAAATGGAAAATGTGCTGCTAAAAAAAACGCTACCCCGATGA
- a CDS encoding GxxExxY protein has product MNYTRFTLVETRLNRLTETIIGCAMSVHSELGSGFPEAIFQRGLGVELAAANVAFRAEVHLPVFYKETSIGSRRADFLVNDQVLVELKATSELTSLNYAQAINVVLPKSWTG; this is encoded by the coding sequence TTGAATTACACCCGTTTCACGTTAGTTGAAACTCGGTTAAACAGGCTTACGGAAACCATAATTGGCTGCGCCATGAGCGTGCATAGTGAGTTGGGCAGTGGGTTTCCAGAGGCAATTTTCCAGCGGGGGCTGGGCGTGGAGCTTGCGGCGGCTAACGTTGCTTTCCGAGCAGAGGTACACTTGCCCGTCTTCTATAAGGAAACATCCATTGGGTCGCGGCGGGCTGACTTTCTGGTCAACGACCAAGTGTTGGTCGAGTTAAAAGCAACCAGTGAATTAACCTCCCTCAACTATGCGCAGGCAATCAATGTAGTACTCCCCAAAAGCTGGACAGGTTAA